Proteins encoded in a region of the Elizabethkingia bruuniana genome:
- the aceB gene encoding malate synthase A, which translates to MEKFSIQHSKKYEEIYSAELQLFLTELHEHFNAERQALLDKRKVLQKEFDQGILPRFLKETEEIRNGNWVCEPLPDSLLDRRVEITGPVDRKMIINAMNSGANCFMADFEDSNSPTWENVMDGQVNLRDLNNRNIDFEIKGKQYVLNEKPAVLLVRPRGLHLNEKHILINGEQASGSLIDFGIFLFLNAKKQLENGVGPYFYLPKLESYHESAWWNKVFVFSQNYLGIPQNTIKATVLIETITAAFQMDEIIYSLKEHMAGLNCGRWDYIFSFIKKFRKLPEFILPDRDQVTMTIHFMSSYSKLLVKTCHKRGVSAMGGMAAQIPVKHDENANEVAFAKVRADKEREVKNGHDGTWVAHPALVSVAKEVFDAGMLTPNQIDQKKEEYNIAEADLLTVPQGTITEAGVRKNINVGILYIESWLVGVGAAAIYNLMEDAATAEISRTQLWQVFHSQKPLENGQYLTKENYLKWQDEELEKIKEYVGATRYADGNFALATQLLQDMVFEENFEDFLTLRAYKYI; encoded by the coding sequence ATGGAAAAATTTAGTATTCAACATTCAAAAAAGTATGAAGAGATCTACTCTGCTGAATTACAATTGTTTTTAACAGAGTTGCATGAGCATTTTAATGCTGAGAGACAAGCTCTTTTAGATAAAAGAAAGGTTTTGCAGAAGGAATTTGATCAGGGAATTTTACCTCGATTTTTGAAAGAGACCGAAGAAATCAGGAATGGAAACTGGGTGTGTGAACCGCTGCCAGATTCTTTACTGGACAGAAGAGTAGAGATTACAGGTCCTGTTGACCGTAAGATGATTATTAATGCTATGAATTCTGGAGCTAATTGTTTCATGGCTGATTTTGAAGACAGTAATTCTCCAACCTGGGAGAATGTAATGGATGGACAGGTGAATCTCAGAGATTTGAATAACAGAAATATTGATTTTGAAATTAAAGGGAAGCAATATGTTCTGAATGAAAAGCCTGCAGTTTTGCTGGTACGCCCCAGAGGGCTCCATCTAAATGAAAAGCATATCCTTATTAATGGAGAGCAGGCATCGGGTTCTTTAATTGATTTTGGAATCTTCCTTTTTCTGAATGCTAAAAAGCAATTGGAAAATGGGGTTGGACCTTATTTTTACCTTCCGAAACTGGAAAGCTATCATGAATCGGCATGGTGGAATAAAGTTTTTGTATTCTCGCAGAACTATCTTGGAATCCCACAAAATACAATTAAGGCAACTGTTTTAATAGAAACTATTACAGCTGCTTTTCAGATGGATGAAATTATTTATTCTCTGAAAGAGCATATGGCGGGTCTGAACTGTGGACGCTGGGATTATATTTTTTCATTTATTAAAAAGTTCAGAAAACTTCCTGAATTTATATTACCGGACAGAGATCAGGTGACAATGACTATTCATTTTATGAGTTCGTACTCAAAGCTTCTGGTAAAAACCTGTCATAAAAGAGGCGTTTCGGCAATGGGAGGTATGGCTGCGCAAATTCCTGTAAAACATGATGAGAACGCAAACGAAGTAGCTTTTGCAAAAGTACGTGCAGATAAAGAACGGGAAGTAAAGAACGGTCATGATGGAACGTGGGTGGCACATCCGGCTTTGGTAAGTGTTGCCAAAGAGGTTTTCGACGCCGGAATGCTTACACCTAATCAGATTGACCAGAAAAAAGAAGAATACAATATTGCTGAAGCAGATCTGCTGACTGTTCCACAGGGGACAATTACCGAAGCAGGTGTACGCAAGAATATTAATGTAGGGATTCTTTATATCGAATCCTGGTTAGTAGGAGTTGGTGCTGCAGCTATTTACAATCTGATGGAAGATGCTGCGACAGCAGAAATTTCCAGAACTCAATTGTGGCAGGTATTCCATTCACAAAAACCTTTAGAAAACGGACAATATCTTACAAAAGAAAATTATCTGAAATGGCAGGATGAAGAGCTCGAGAAGATAAAAGAATATGTAGGCGCTACACGATATGCCGATGGGAACTTTGCACTGGCAACACAACTGTTACAGGATATGGTTTTTGAAGAAAATTTTGAAGATTTTCTAACATTAAGAGCCTATAAATACATCTGA
- a CDS encoding helix-turn-helix domain-containing protein, with translation MRIIAFIFYIYFMNIESDYIRTIFGVKLRQLRQQKNWSLQEISEKTGMSKSYLNEIEKGKKYPKHDKILALADALDCNFDELVSIQLDKNLAPIGELMQKDFFRELPLELFGINKNSLINIVSEAPKKVNAFINTLIEIAQTYNFDKDHFYLSVLRSFQELYNNYFPEIEEKAIEFKKKYGLTTISIQILEDILKQESGYQIYYEDYEEQGQLKHLRSLYSADHKILSINQKLGEQQKLFILAKEIGFQYLNLQPRPNTYTWVKFTNFDSLVNNFYASYFAGCLLIPKDQLIQETKSIFSDKEWDNEKFDHLIENYTQSPETLFYRLTNILPEFFGMKDIFYLCFVKRKNSDKIDILKELHLNRHQAPHANTTNEHYCHRWIAIKNMQNLSDSKSLTAIQISEYENSGLNYLVISTSQKNPFADGNNRSYCLGILLNPETTKQIKFLKNISRESVGVTCESCSIKDCEVRQAPAIKLEKQELNEKIQFSVEKKLREMKNKA, from the coding sequence ATGCGAATAATCGCTTTTATTTTCTATATTTATTTTATGAATATCGAGAGCGATTATATACGTACTATTTTCGGGGTAAAGCTGAGACAGCTCCGCCAGCAGAAAAACTGGTCACTACAGGAAATTTCTGAAAAAACAGGTATGTCCAAATCTTACCTGAACGAAATAGAAAAAGGAAAAAAGTATCCCAAGCACGACAAAATATTAGCTCTGGCAGATGCTCTGGATTGTAATTTCGATGAATTGGTCTCTATTCAGCTCGATAAAAACCTGGCTCCAATTGGAGAACTGATGCAAAAAGATTTCTTTAGAGAACTTCCTCTGGAACTTTTCGGAATCAATAAAAATTCACTTATCAACATTGTAAGTGAAGCCCCAAAAAAAGTAAATGCTTTTATCAACACTCTTATAGAAATTGCACAGACTTATAATTTTGATAAAGATCATTTCTATCTTTCGGTACTACGATCCTTCCAGGAACTTTATAATAATTACTTCCCGGAAATTGAAGAAAAAGCCATCGAATTCAAAAAAAAATATGGACTTACTACAATTAGTATTCAGATTTTAGAAGATATATTGAAGCAAGAATCAGGTTATCAGATTTACTATGAAGACTACGAAGAACAGGGGCAGCTAAAGCATCTGCGCTCTTTATACTCCGCAGATCATAAAATTCTTTCCATTAACCAGAAACTTGGAGAACAGCAAAAGCTATTTATTCTGGCAAAGGAAATCGGATTTCAGTATTTAAATCTGCAACCTCGGCCAAATACTTATACCTGGGTAAAGTTTACCAACTTCGATAGTCTTGTTAATAACTTTTACGCATCTTATTTTGCAGGCTGTCTTCTTATCCCTAAAGATCAGCTGATACAGGAAACAAAAAGTATATTTTCTGATAAGGAATGGGATAATGAAAAGTTTGATCACCTTATAGAAAACTACACACAGTCTCCTGAAACACTTTTTTACAGACTTACTAACATTCTTCCTGAATTTTTCGGGATGAAAGACATCTTTTATCTGTGTTTTGTAAAAAGAAAAAACAGTGATAAAATAGATATTCTGAAAGAATTGCACCTCAACAGACATCAGGCTCCGCACGCTAATACAACCAACGAACATTATTGCCACCGATGGATTGCTATAAAAAATATGCAGAACCTTTCCGACTCCAAGAGTTTGACAGCTATACAGATATCGGAGTACGAAAATTCCGGTCTCAATTATCTGGTGATATCCACATCTCAAAAAAATCCTTTTGCTGATGGCAATAACAGAAGCTATTGTCTGGGAATTTTACTAAATCCCGAAACGACAAAACAAATAAAATTTCTAAAGAACATATCCAGAGAAAGCGTAGGTGTTACCTGTGAAAGCTGCTCTATAAAAGATTGTGAAGTACGTCAGGCTCCAGCTATAAAGCTGGAAAAACAGGAACTTAATGAAAAAATACAATTCTCTGTTGAAAAGAAACTGAGAGAAATGAAAAACAAAGCGTAA
- a CDS encoding ComF family protein has translation MNLYTDIFFPNRCLQCNHIIGGKDIICEECYDQVDFTHWESLTETPLQHKLSSLFPIENSYALMNFEKEGLSRKLIHNLKYANREIIGDTLARWTAEKINLKSKPDILINIPLHIKKLKKRGYNQLHRFTEILSKEWNIPYNHHYLKRTSYSTAQARKKLIHRKENSNIFTVPNPIENNHFLLIDDVCTTGSTLASCAWEILKTPGNKLSVLVMAID, from the coding sequence ATGAATTTATATACAGACATATTCTTTCCAAACCGTTGCCTTCAATGCAATCACATTATTGGCGGAAAAGATATTATTTGTGAAGAATGTTATGATCAAGTAGATTTCACCCATTGGGAATCATTAACGGAGACACCATTGCAACACAAATTATCGTCTCTTTTCCCTATCGAAAATTCTTATGCTCTGATGAATTTTGAGAAAGAGGGTCTTAGCAGAAAATTAATCCACAATCTCAAATATGCTAATCGCGAAATTATAGGAGATACATTAGCCCGATGGACAGCAGAAAAAATAAATCTAAAATCAAAACCCGATATACTGATTAATATTCCGCTACATATCAAAAAACTAAAAAAACGAGGCTATAATCAGTTACATCGTTTTACAGAAATATTATCAAAGGAATGGAATATTCCATATAATCATCATTATTTAAAAAGAACATCTTACAGCACTGCTCAAGCCAGAAAAAAACTAATACACAGAAAGGAGAACAGCAATATATTTACAGTTCCTAATCCTATTGAGAACAACCATTTTCTTCTTATTGATGATGTATGCACTACCGGAAGTACTTTAGCATCATGCGCCTGGGAAATACTAAAAACGCCCGGCAATAAGCTGAGCGTTTTGGTTATGGCAATTGATTAA
- the upp gene encoding uracil phosphoribosyltransferase, with translation MLYILSENFSLVNSWINDLRNVDVQGDRMRFRRNMERIGEIAAFEISKQLEQKEVEIVTPLETIISKEIAVQPVITTILRAGVPLFQGILNYLDKADCGFVAAYRKHDANDYFSIKQDYLTCPNLTGRPLIIADPMLATGASLIEAIKDLLTHGTPSQMHIVAAIASKEGVEVIRKAYPEAHLWVGVVDAALTSKGYITPGLGDAGDLSYGEKLQR, from the coding sequence ATGCTTTATATTTTATCAGAAAACTTTTCCCTTGTCAATTCGTGGATTAATGATTTAAGAAATGTTGATGTTCAGGGAGATAGGATGAGGTTTCGTAGAAATATGGAACGTATCGGAGAGATAGCAGCATTTGAAATTAGTAAGCAGCTTGAACAAAAAGAAGTAGAGATTGTAACACCATTGGAGACAATCATATCAAAAGAAATTGCAGTACAACCAGTGATTACTACAATCCTGAGAGCCGGAGTTCCATTATTTCAAGGGATTCTGAATTATTTGGACAAAGCTGATTGTGGCTTTGTGGCAGCATACAGAAAACATGATGCAAACGACTATTTTTCTATAAAGCAGGATTATCTTACTTGCCCGAATTTAACAGGTCGTCCGTTAATTATTGCGGATCCTATGTTAGCAACCGGAGCATCACTTATTGAAGCTATAAAAGATCTATTGACCCACGGAACACCATCACAAATGCATATTGTAGCAGCGATTGCGAGCAAAGAAGGAGTTGAGGTTATTCGTAAAGCTTACCCTGAAGCACATCTTTGGGTAGGTGTTGTAGATGCAGCCCTTACATCTAAAGGTTATATTACACCGGGGCTAGGAGATGCGGGTGACCTTTCTTATGGGGAAAAATTACAACGATAA
- a CDS encoding Pls/PosA family non-ribosomal peptide synthetase, with the protein MNKSFILGKIAPEFIKNETLPELLIPTFEKYKTKPAFIFKDRTLTYEELDNWSNAIALRLKEEGVQEGDCVGVWYPRSLELPVAILGILKAGACYIPLDREMPEDRIKMVFTDINVKTYFSDTDAGIHCSPITIPEQPTEKVSLPEVEINPDNWAYVLFTSGSTGNPKGIPISHRNICHLIRSEEDFIGVKDTDKVYQGFSVSFDMWCEEVWISLFAGATIWIADATTVKAIDELSTVLIENKITVLHAVPSILAIIDEVPALRLVNAGGEACTKQVQEKWAKPYRTFINSYGPTETTVSSNMAILNASQELTIGPPLPNYHIAVVDENMNIVPHGERGEMIISGPGVSNGYFNLPELTAQKFLPNPFPELPGDTIYKTGDAVAFREDGFIDFQGRIDDQIKLRGYRIELGEIETRLNQLEGVSSAAVTVKEDANQQGQLVGYAVMKSDADFNENEMRKELAKFLAPYMVPITIIKMKEMPRMPSGKIDRKKLPLPDSFLVQESTSHIEIGENDSVDEKLIKVLHIVFPGKDINLSQDFFTDLGGHSLLAATLVSHLRQKAGIPYASLKDVYENRPLSAFTEVLQKKQDTKAERKEPFQKVSTLQYYLCNLAQTLSLLVIYGLLSIQIFFPYLAYYYFQLNGFGLHYALLSAMLLYTLIPPVYSLIILITKWLVIGRIKEGDYPLWGWYYFRWWLWKTVKRLMPSEFIVETPLYPKYLRLLGVKVHPSAQLSLLPIAAEDLVTIDENVTTSSGCCIDNASVENGILKIRRVHLKAHSYIGSSVVVCGETTIEEFGELQDLSCLNEGEKVGYGEVWNGSPAQKTRTKTTEETQQPKLTSAGKRSLFSLFYAISLFFFPLIIVLPLAPTLYTLYYLDERSSDYNFYYLWQAPILSTVYILLFILVVSLLTRLLQIKMKPGVYPVYSFTYYRKWVKDQIFNISLVVLHPLFASIYISKFYRMMGAKVGKNSEISTASDVSHNLLEIGEGSFIADAVILGEHDVRNEQLILAKTKIGNNSFVGNSGLIPQGYQLGDNMLIGVLSKTPTEEQLANSAEKDWFGSPPIGLPSRQKSNIFNDHLTYNPPASLKFARAIVEGIRIILPQTIIIICSVLFIAYTSIYLEGRIPLLLALSPFYYLGIVALPAFFFTVLLKWIFVRKYKKTEIPMYSLRVWLSEGITTLYEALAIPFFLDALRGTMWLPIFMRFLGVKIGKRVWLNTTDITEFDMVSIGDEAMLNEECGPQTHLFEDRIMKIGSVKIGKQTTISSRSIILYDTEIGDNVHVDALSLVMKGEVLSDNTSWHGSPVRGK; encoded by the coding sequence ATGAACAAAAGCTTTATTTTAGGCAAAATAGCACCGGAATTTATTAAAAACGAAACTTTACCGGAGCTATTAATTCCCACTTTTGAAAAATATAAAACCAAACCTGCTTTTATTTTTAAAGACAGGACTCTTACTTATGAAGAATTGGACAACTGGAGTAATGCTATAGCCTTGCGGCTAAAAGAAGAAGGCGTACAGGAAGGGGACTGCGTAGGCGTATGGTATCCCAGGAGTCTTGAACTTCCGGTTGCCATCTTAGGAATACTAAAAGCAGGAGCATGCTACATCCCTCTGGATAGAGAAATGCCTGAAGACCGTATCAAAATGGTATTTACAGATATCAATGTGAAAACTTATTTTTCTGATACAGATGCTGGCATCCATTGCAGCCCCATTACTATTCCGGAGCAACCAACAGAAAAAGTTTCACTTCCGGAAGTTGAAATTAATCCGGATAATTGGGCATATGTGCTTTTCACCTCCGGGAGTACCGGAAATCCGAAAGGCATACCGATTTCCCACCGAAATATATGCCACCTGATCCGTTCCGAAGAAGATTTTATTGGCGTTAAAGATACCGACAAAGTCTATCAGGGCTTTTCTGTATCGTTCGACATGTGGTGCGAAGAAGTGTGGATAAGTCTTTTTGCAGGAGCCACAATATGGATAGCAGATGCTACGACTGTTAAAGCGATTGACGAACTCAGCACTGTTTTAATAGAAAATAAAATTACTGTTCTTCATGCTGTTCCAAGTATTTTAGCCATTATAGATGAAGTTCCGGCTTTACGACTTGTAAATGCAGGCGGTGAAGCTTGTACTAAGCAGGTTCAGGAAAAATGGGCAAAACCATACCGCACATTTATCAACAGCTATGGACCAACCGAAACTACCGTTTCTTCTAATATGGCAATACTAAATGCCTCTCAGGAACTCACTATTGGCCCACCATTGCCCAACTATCATATTGCCGTTGTGGACGAAAACATGAATATTGTTCCGCATGGCGAACGTGGCGAAATGATTATTTCCGGGCCAGGTGTAAGCAACGGATATTTTAATTTGCCAGAACTTACTGCACAAAAATTTTTGCCTAATCCTTTCCCCGAATTACCAGGGGATACAATATATAAAACGGGTGATGCTGTTGCTTTCAGAGAAGATGGCTTTATTGATTTTCAGGGAAGAATCGATGATCAGATCAAGCTGCGAGGCTATCGTATTGAACTAGGTGAAATAGAAACCCGCCTAAACCAACTGGAAGGTGTTTCCTCTGCAGCTGTTACGGTAAAAGAAGATGCAAACCAGCAGGGGCAATTGGTTGGCTATGCTGTGATGAAATCTGATGCAGATTTTAATGAAAACGAAATGCGCAAAGAGCTGGCTAAATTTCTGGCTCCTTACATGGTTCCGATCACCATTATAAAAATGAAAGAAATGCCACGAATGCCAAGTGGCAAAATAGACAGAAAAAAACTACCCTTACCTGATAGCTTCTTAGTACAGGAAAGTACAAGTCATATCGAAATTGGGGAAAATGATTCTGTAGATGAAAAACTTATAAAAGTTCTCCACATTGTATTTCCCGGAAAAGACATTAACCTGTCTCAGGATTTCTTCACTGACCTTGGCGGACATTCCCTATTGGCAGCCACTCTGGTTTCTCACTTAAGGCAGAAAGCCGGAATCCCTTATGCTTCTCTTAAAGATGTATATGAAAACCGCCCGCTTTCAGCATTTACAGAGGTTCTACAGAAAAAGCAAGATACCAAAGCTGAACGTAAAGAACCTTTCCAAAAGGTGTCTACTTTGCAATACTATCTATGCAATTTAGCACAGACACTAAGTTTACTGGTTATATATGGCCTATTAAGTATTCAGATATTTTTTCCATATCTCGCTTACTATTATTTCCAGCTAAACGGTTTCGGTTTGCACTACGCTTTACTAAGTGCTATGCTATTGTACACTCTTATTCCTCCGGTCTATTCTTTAATCATCCTCATTACAAAATGGCTGGTTATCGGACGAATAAAAGAAGGAGATTATCCACTATGGGGATGGTATTACTTCCGATGGTGGCTGTGGAAAACTGTAAAAAGATTAATGCCATCTGAGTTTATTGTAGAAACTCCTCTTTATCCCAAATATTTGCGCTTATTAGGTGTAAAAGTACATCCGTCCGCTCAGTTAAGCTTATTACCAATTGCGGCCGAAGATCTTGTAACCATAGATGAAAATGTAACAACCAGTTCCGGATGCTGCATAGACAATGCTTCTGTGGAAAACGGAATATTAAAAATACGCAGAGTACACCTGAAGGCACATTCCTATATAGGTTCTTCTGTTGTAGTATGTGGCGAAACTACTATAGAGGAATTTGGAGAGTTACAGGATCTGAGTTGTCTGAATGAAGGTGAGAAAGTAGGTTACGGAGAAGTATGGAACGGAAGCCCGGCCCAAAAAACCAGAACAAAAACAACAGAAGAAACACAACAACCTAAATTAACTTCCGCCGGAAAGAGAAGTTTATTCTCTTTGTTCTATGCTATATCACTGTTTTTCTTCCCGTTGATTATCGTATTACCGCTAGCTCCTACCCTTTATACATTATACTATCTGGATGAACGTTCATCGGATTACAATTTCTATTATTTGTGGCAGGCACCAATACTTTCTACCGTTTACATTTTGTTGTTTATTCTGGTTGTAAGTTTATTGACCAGACTACTACAAATCAAAATGAAACCCGGTGTATATCCGGTATACAGTTTTACCTACTACAGAAAATGGGTAAAAGATCAGATATTCAACATATCTCTGGTGGTATTACATCCTTTATTTGCTTCCATCTATATTTCTAAATTTTACAGAATGATGGGAGCCAAAGTAGGGAAAAACTCAGAAATTTCTACTGCGAGTGATGTATCACACAACTTACTGGAAATTGGTGAAGGTTCTTTTATTGCTGATGCTGTGATTCTGGGAGAACATGATGTAAGAAATGAACAGCTAATATTGGCTAAAACAAAAATTGGCAACAATAGTTTTGTAGGTAATAGTGGACTGATACCACAAGGGTATCAATTAGGAGATAATATGCTTATTGGTGTTCTAAGTAAAACACCGACTGAGGAGCAACTAGCCAATTCCGCAGAGAAAGACTGGTTTGGTTCTCCACCTATCGGACTGCCCTCCAGACAGAAATCCAATATTTTCAATGATCACCTTACTTATAACCCACCGGCATCTTTAAAATTCGCCCGTGCTATTGTTGAAGGTATAAGAATTATTCTGCCACAAACCATTATCATTATATGCAGTGTACTTTTTATAGCATACACAAGTATCTATCTGGAAGGCAGAATCCCATTATTATTAGCATTATCACCATTCTATTATCTTGGAATCGTTGCATTGCCCGCTTTCTTCTTTACCGTTCTTCTTAAATGGATTTTTGTAAGAAAATATAAAAAGACAGAAATCCCGATGTACAGTCTGAGAGTATGGCTAAGCGAGGGAATTACTACGCTATATGAAGCTTTGGCTATTCCTTTTTTCCTTGATGCTTTACGCGGAACAATGTGGCTCCCAATCTTTATGAGATTTCTGGGTGTTAAAATCGGAAAACGAGTATGGCTGAACACAACAGACATTACAGAATTTGATATGGTATCTATTGGAGACGAAGCTATGTTGAATGAAGAATGCGGACCACAAACACACTTGTTTGAGGACCGGATTATGAAAATCGGCAGTGTAAAAATAGGAAAGCAGACTACCATTAGCTCCAGAAGTATTATTCTTTATGATACTGAAATCGGAGACAATGTACATGTAGATGCTTTATCTTTAGTGATGAAGGGAGAAGTTCTTTCCGATAATACATCATGGCATGGAAGCCCGGTAAGGGGGAAGTAA
- a CDS encoding GNAT family N-acetyltransferase, whose product MEYQIRKIKISEHLPIVDELVGELHLSEREMNEHTADWKHIRKNYMRFMEDCEDENDGSFLIAEINGKAIGFIFGYVDEKDDSNFELGDADDLYISEGYVKKEFRKNGIYTALNKAFEKMYLEQYKIRKIYRFTLCNNETMQRWLASQGYQPVRLLYEKWI is encoded by the coding sequence ATGGAATATCAGATCAGGAAAATAAAAATCAGCGAGCATCTACCTATAGTAGATGAGCTTGTGGGCGAACTCCATTTATCAGAAAGAGAGATGAACGAACATACTGCAGACTGGAAACATATCCGGAAAAATTATATGCGGTTCATGGAGGACTGTGAAGATGAGAATGACGGCTCTTTTCTTATCGCTGAAATAAATGGCAAAGCTATAGGCTTTATTTTCGGTTATGTTGACGAGAAAGATGACAGTAATTTTGAGCTGGGTGATGCTGATGATCTGTATATTTCTGAAGGTTATGTAAAAAAAGAATTCAGAAAGAACGGAATATATACCGCGCTAAATAAAGCTTTTGAAAAAATGTACCTGGAGCAATATAAAATCCGTAAAATCTACAGATTCACTTTATGCAACAACGAAACGATGCAACGTTGGCTAGCTTCACAAGGCTATCAGCCTGTAAGACTTTTATATGAAAAATGGATATAA
- a CDS encoding phospholipase, with the protein MIKLYFRIIQGITFLYLSTSGIMWGQTHLYNNTKVDSLTFVNTRKALNNLSTENYQKKIFNYKDKELPYRFLLPQNVNNKKKYPLVITFHNSSRIGHDNENQLEHLARIWLRNDIYSRYNCFVIAPQFGERSSNYTENNEGTLVSKPSEDVLALPELIKKITTEYPEIDKNRIYLVGYSMGASTAQDLLNIAPETFAAIVSIAAVPNFSNLNKIRNKKIWLIHGGEDKDNPYAGSEVLYKKLSGNKNLLFTTYTYLNHNNIMIPFLLNDEIPKWLFEKRK; encoded by the coding sequence ATGATCAAACTCTATTTCCGAATCATTCAGGGAATCACTTTTCTTTACCTCTCCACATCAGGGATAATGTGGGGACAAACACATTTATACAACAATACCAAAGTAGACAGTCTTACATTTGTCAATACCAGAAAAGCATTAAATAATCTTTCTACAGAGAATTACCAAAAAAAGATATTCAACTACAAAGACAAAGAATTGCCTTACAGATTTCTTTTACCTCAGAATGTCAATAACAAAAAGAAGTACCCTCTGGTTATTACATTTCACAATTCATCCAGAATTGGCCACGACAACGAAAATCAGTTAGAGCACCTTGCAAGAATATGGCTTAGGAACGATATTTATAGTCGATACAATTGTTTTGTCATAGCACCACAATTTGGAGAACGCTCATCTAATTATACTGAAAACAACGAGGGCACTCTTGTATCAAAACCTTCTGAAGATGTATTGGCATTACCAGAACTCATTAAAAAAATAACAACTGAATATCCGGAAATCGATAAGAACAGAATATATTTGGTTGGTTATTCTATGGGTGCTTCTACAGCTCAGGATTTACTAAATATTGCTCCCGAAACATTTGCAGCCATTGTTTCTATTGCAGCTGTTCCGAATTTTTCGAACCTTAATAAAATAAGAAACAAAAAGATTTGGCTTATCCACGGAGGTGAGGACAAAGACAATCCATACGCCGGAAGCGAGGTGCTTTACAAAAAACTCAGCGGGAATAAAAATCTTTTATTTACCACTTATACATATCTTAACCATAATAATATTATGATTCCTTTTCTACTGAATGATGAGATTCCGAAATGGTTATTTGAAAAAAGAAAATAA
- a CDS encoding 4'-phosphopantetheinyl transferase family protein yields MEVILFYTFISQNTPEEIDTFFRTLPEELRLSISQYQNQKDRQARVLSKFLTEKLFRQFYPDHQLDWKKLKKDENSKSYLEGYHFNFSSAHSEDLCIVCASVNDKCGVDAEILKPLDVSVFKDFLHSKEQDYLLNDQNSVNDFYNIWIKKEAILKASGLGISKELNEVNTLPDCIQVSGQKFFTNEVFISELYKVFVASENPSVKISVYNISIG; encoded by the coding sequence ATGGAGGTTATACTTTTTTATACCTTTATTTCTCAAAATACACCCGAAGAAATAGATACCTTTTTCCGTACGCTTCCGGAAGAACTAAGATTGTCTATATCTCAATACCAGAATCAGAAAGATAGACAGGCTAGGGTATTGTCTAAATTTTTAACTGAAAAGTTATTTCGTCAATTTTATCCGGATCATCAGCTAGATTGGAAAAAACTTAAAAAAGATGAGAATTCTAAATCTTATCTGGAAGGCTATCATTTTAATTTTTCATCTGCACATAGCGAAGACCTGTGTATTGTCTGTGCTTCTGTAAATGATAAATGCGGCGTTGATGCGGAGATATTAAAGCCTCTGGATGTTTCAGTTTTTAAAGATTTTCTTCACTCTAAAGAGCAAGATTATCTATTGAATGACCAGAATTCTGTGAATGATTTTTATAATATATGGATAAAAAAAGAAGCCATATTAAAGGCTTCTGGTTTGGGGATTTCTAAAGAGCTAAATGAAGTAAATACTTTGCCGGATTGTATACAGGTCAGTGGTCAGAAATTTTTCACAAACGAAGTTTTTATCTCAGAACTTTATAAAGTTTTTGTAGCATCAGAAAATCCATCTGTAAAAATTAGCGTATACAACATATCAATTGGCTAA